The nucleotide window GCAAGGCTCTCCAGCCAGTGGAATTTCACCAGCGCCCAGAGCGAGTAGGAGCCGCCCGCGCGCGCCTGCGGTTTCCAATCGACCGTCCATCCCAGAACCGTGCGCGCCACGGCCTTGGTCTGCTGCACCATCAGGATCGGGGCGTAGAGGATCGACAGGAACATCTCCGTCACGAAGGAGGCGATGAAGCGCACCGGCCCACCCAGATCGGCCACACGCAGGCCCATCGACCCGATGGCCGCCGCACCAAGCGCCTTCGGGGCCAGCAGCATGCCGTACATGAAGACCAGAAGCGCCGTGGAATGCACCGCGTTCATCTCGGGCCATTGCACCTGTGGGTTGAGGCCGGAGAAATAGCGGATCACGTTTTGCTCCGCGCCCGTGCCGATCAGCGCCCACGCGGTCAGGAGCGCGAACCAGGCAGGGCTGAGCAGGTAGGACATCGCGCCGTGGAACATGTGGAAGCGGCTGACGCCGTGAAAGCCCTTGGCGGCGAGCAGTTTGAGGTGTTGCAGATTGCCCTGGCACCACCGCTGATCGCGCACGACGTAGTCGATGAGGGTGGCCGGAACCTCCTCGTAGCTGCCCTTGATGCGGGGGGAAAAGCGCACGCCCCAACCGGCGCGGCGCAGCAGCCCGGCCTCCACGAAATCGTGGGAGAGGATCAGCGCGCCCGGACCCGTGCCGCGCCCGAGGAACGGGCGGATCTTGGGCAGGCCCGCGCAGGACGCGAAGGCGGCGGTGCGCATTATCGCGTTGTGGCCCCAGTAATTGCCTTCCCGGTCCGACCACGTGGCCAAACCTTCGGCCAGGACCGCGCCGTAGATGGCGGAAGCGAATTGCTGCACACGGGCAAAGACCGTCTCGGCCCCGAAGAGCTGCGGGAAGGACTGGATCAGACCGGCGGAGGGATCGGCAGAGAGCTCGTCGCTAAGCGCGACGATGGCATCGCCCGACATCAGGCTGTCGGCATCGAGCACCAGCATCGCGTCATAGGCCCCGCCCCAATGTTCGACCCATTGGGCAAGATTGCCCACCTTGCGGTCGGTATTCATGTCGCGGCGGCGGTAATGGATGCGGATCGTGTCAGGCAGGCGCGCGCGCAGTGTGGCGAAGGCGCGCATTTCCTGTTCGGCCAGCGCGGGGTCGCGCGTGTCGGACAGGATGAACAGCGTGTATCGGTGGTGGGTCGGATGGGCGTCCAGCGCCTCCAGCATCGCGCAGGCATTGCCGAAGACGTCCCACGGCACCTCGTTATAGCAGGGCACCAGAAGGGCGACATCCATCGCCGGACCCGGGGCCGCGTCACGCGGCGGGGCGGTCAGCAGGCGGCGGATCAGCCCCACGGTCACGGTGGAGACCGACAGGGAGATCCAGAAGAAGGTCAGCGCGATCAGGGTGATGAGCGCGATCTCGAACCCCGTCAGCCCGCCCATGGCGAACCAATCGGTAAAGGCCGCAACAAGGGCAAGCGTCGTGGCAAAGGCGGGCAGGAACGTGGCCAGACGCCACAGAAGCGCGCGCGGCTTGCCGAGGCCGGGTGCGGTCCGGTCGAGATACGGCGCGCGCAGGTCCTGGATCGGGCGCGGCATCGGCGCCTCGGGCGGCATGTAGGGTTCCATGCGCGCGGTCACGCGGACCACCTGTAAAGCCAGACCTCGGACACTGGTTCCTCTTCCCGCAAGATTTGCGCCCGAAGCTCCATCGACGGATGCTCCCCCGGCTCTACACCAAACGTCAGCCGCAGGCCGCCGGTTCCGGGATTTCGTTCCAGGACGCCGTCCGTGACCTCCCCGCGATTGGTGCGGATCAGGTGGGTGTAGGTGTCGGGATCGTCGGACAGCAGCGGATGATCGGCGAAGTCGATGGCGATAAGCGTGGTCGAGCGGTTCCAGTTGCCGCCGATGGCCGTGTTCAGAACCGGGGCCACGTCGCGGGGCCGCGTCGGTTCGTGGCTCCATTCCATGTCATAGGTGAAGCGGTGCGGACTGCCCGCCTGCAAACCGCCCCGGGGGCGCCAGTACGCGACGATGTTGTCGTAAATCTCAAGCTCCGACGGGATTTCGACCAGTTGGACGGAGCCTTCGCCCCAGCCTTCGCCGGGCATGATCCAGAGCGCCGGGCGATCCTCGTAATGGGCCTCGAAATCCTCGAAATCGCCCAAGGTCCGCGCGCGTTGCATCAGGCCGAATCCAAGGGGATCGGTGTCCACGAAGGACGACACTTCAAGGCTGGCGGGGTTCTTCAGCGGGCGGAACAGCAACTCCCCCGCGCCATTGTGGATCAGGAGGCCGTCGCTGTCGTGGACGGCGGGGCGGAAATCATCGTGGCCCGCGCGGTTCGTCTGATCGTAGAGGAACATGGAGGTCAGCGGCGCAAGGCCCACATCGGGCATGTCCACGCGGGGGTAAAGCGTCGCGGTCACGGCCATGCGGGTGCGATCACCGGGCGTGATGCGGAACGTGTAGGCCCCGGTACAGCTTTCGCCGTCCAGAAGCGCGTGCAGGACCTGCGTGGCATCGCCCGGTTCGGGCGTTTCAAGCCAGAAGCGGGTGAATTCGGGAAACTCCTCGCCCTGCGCCGAGGCGGTGCCGATCGCGAGGCCGCGCGCGGACAGGCCGTAATTCATGCCCGTCCCGATGGCGCGAAAATAGCTCGCGCCCTGGAACACGGCGAATTCGGTGAAGATGTCGGCGCGTTCCAGCGCGGCGCGCAGGCGCAGGCCCGAATAGCCCATGGTTTCGTCCACCGGCAGGTCGGGGAATTGATCGGTGCGGTCGAAGAGCGACATATCGAAGGCAAGCGTCTGCGCCACCCCCCCGTCCACCACGTTCACCTCGACCGGGCGGGGGAAGTAGAGGCCGGGATGGAAGAAATCGACCTTGAAGGGCCGATCTTCGTCCATCCACAGGCCGCGCTGGGGGTTGAACCACATCCAGCGGTATTCGTCGTAGGTAAGGTTCTGCCATCCCTGCGGGACGTCCGGCAGGGGCTGGAACGGCGATTGGGCCAGGCGCTCCGCTTCCGCCTCCAGCCAGGCGCGGTCAAACGGATGGGCGGTGCCATCGCGGAACATCGGCAGGGCCATGGCGGGGCTGGCGGCCAGGGCGGCAAGCATCGCCATCGTGTCACGGCGGGAGATCATGGGCGCTTCACCCGCCAGGGCTGGCCTTTGACCCACCCGACGAAATAGGCGACCGCCAGAAGCAGGGCAACGCCCACGAGGTTCACGAACACGGTGTGCCAGGCGGCCTCCCGCCCCCATTGGTCGAGCCAGAAGCCGTTGAGCCGCGCCAGCATCATGGAAAAGACGAAGACCGCGAGGCTTTGCTGGCCGATCTTCATCAACTGACGCACGATGAAGTCCCAGGCCTGGGGCAGCAGCCGGGCGCTGCGCGCCATCAGATATTTGCCGCCCTCCCCCACCATCACCCAGGCCAGATAGGCCAGCGACAGGAACTGGAGGTAACGGAACAGGCCGAAATCGGACTTGGTGATCCAGATGCGGTTGGCCACACGCCAGTCGATCACCGGGTTGCCATCGGCCACGAGGCCGAACCATTCGCGATTGAACGCCCGCACGCCGATATTGCTGAGCGGGATATTGGCCAGAACGATCAGCGCTGCCAGTGCGATCAGCCACCATTTGACCGGCGGTTTCGGTATCCAGCCCGCCATCAGCGCGAAGCCGGTGAAGAACACCAATTGCCATCCGAAGGGATTGAAGAACCATTCCCGGTCCGACCACGGCTCTGCCGGGAAGCCAAGGTGCAGGTCCGGCACGCCGAGCGCGTCAAGGATGCGGCGCTGCGCGAAAAGCCAGACGGTCAGCATCACGGCGGCACACAGCCACGGGTTGATCCGGTAGAGCAGGATCACGAAGGGCATCATCGCGAGGATGACCAGATACATCGGCAGGATGTCGAAGTAGTTCGGCACATAGGTCAGCGTCAGCAGCCCGAGGAATTGGTCAGTGGTGGAGCTGACGAGTTCGCCGTCGCGGGTCACGCCCTCGAAAAACGGGATCAGGTTCAGCTGGCCCACGTAATTCCGCTCGAACGGGCCAAGCGCGTTCAGCGCGACCATTGCGGCGGCGATGGCGAAGAACATGCCGATATGGGCCCAGTAGACCTGCCAGCAGCGATAGGCCACGCGCGCGGTGCCAAGGGTCCAGCCCGCCCGGTCGAACGTGCGCCCGAAGGCGATGGCGCTGGCCATGCCGGAGCAGAACACGAACATCTCCGTCGCGTCGGAAAAGCCCCAGCGCGCGGGGATCCACGAGGTGAAGAAATTGCCGGGCGTATGGGCGAAGAGGATGATGATCATCGCGATGCCCCGGAAGAAATCCAGCCGCGGGTCGCGCGTGGTTGCGGGCGCTGCGGCGCGGGCGGCGGCGGCGGGCTGGGTCGTGCTGAATTCCGGGGTCGTGCTCACCATGTCGGGCGTCGTTTCCGTTATTCCGCGGGCACGCGCAAGGGGGCGGCGCAATCGGCGATCATGGCCCGGCGGGTCCGGGCGAATTGGTCGTCGCGCCCGGCGCGGCGCGCGGTGCGGTCATTGAGGATCGCGAGCGTGTCGGTCAGACGTCCGGCGCGCAGGCCCGCGTCGATGGTCAGACGCTCGAACACATCGCGCTGCGCGTGGGAGCCGCCGGCCAGCTGCATGTGCCGGCGCGCCTTGCTCAGCCCCGCAAAGGCGGCTCGGTATTCGCCTTCGCCGAACGCCTCCAAGGCACGGGCGGCGGCCGCGCCGGGGGAGGCCATGCGCATGTCCATCTCCGACGCGCCACGCGCGCCATCGGCCGCGATACGCGCCACGAGGGTCGCCGCCGCAACCTCCCGCCGCCCGCCGATCAGCGCCAGCAGGTAGTGCAGGTCCGCGAAGATCAGGGAGCCGTCATCGGTGCGCGCGGCGGAGGTCTCCGCCAATTCGTCCCAGCGATGGCCCACGTCGATCCCGTCCAGCTCCAGCCGCATCAGAAGCGATGTGGCGTTGGAGATGTCGCGGTAATCGTCGGTCTGATCGGCGCGGATCAGCGTGTCGTAGAGGTGCAGGACCGTCTCCGTCTCTCCGATGTCGAGATGCATCAGCGCCTTGTGCCACCACACGTGGTAACGGAAATTGTTGCAGTGGGACCAGGCGGCCTCCTTGCCGTTGAGCCAGCGCAGGCCCTTCTGCGGCTCGCCGATCATGTCGTAGACATGGGCCACGGCATGCAGGCCCCAGGCGTCGTCGGGCGAGAGGGCGAGCGCGGCGGACCCCGCGGCGGCCGCAAGGCCGTATTCCCCCGTCTCCTCCAGCGCGAAGGCGTGGCAGCCCATCAGGTAGCCACGGGCCGGGTGATCGTCGCCATAGGCGGGCAGCACCTGCTCGACGGCGCGGCGCATCCCCTGGGCATCCCCAAGCACGAAGCGGAGCGCGTGGCCGATCTTCATCGCCAGCGCATCGTCGGGCGCGGCAAGCTGAACCTGATCGAGGCTCGCCACGGCCTTGGACGGGGCTCCGTCGAGCCAGAGATGGAGCGCGTCGATGAACGCGGCCTCGCGCGCGCTGACGGGAATGCGGACAGCGGCGGTGCGGGCGTGATCCGCAGCCTCCCGCGCGGTGGGCACCAATTCGCGGCGGCCCAGGAGCAGCAAGAACATCCCCTTCACCGCATGGGCGAGGGCAAAGTCAGGGTCCGCCGCAAGGGTCGCCGCCAGATGGTCCGGAGTTGCGGCGCCGTGGGCCATGAAGGCCATCTGCGTCGCGTTCCAAGCCTCCAACCCTGCCACGCTGCCGATGGTGGTGGGTTGGCCGAAGCAGTCGATCTGCGCCATGCCGTGTCCAATTCCTAAGTGTCCCTGCATCCACGCCTAGACCATGGCCCGGGCCACGCGAAGGGGTGTTGCGGCCAGTTGACGGACATGTGAGCCGCCGACAGGCCCGCGTGAACGAAAACCCGCCGAAACCGCCCCGATTGGGCAAGAACCCGCTGTTATTGCAGGTGAAACCGTTTCACGCCCGCCCGGTTTTGCGGCGCAGCGCCTAGGCTTCGGGCGTGGCGCGTTTGCCCGCGAGCCAGTCGAGGACCGCCTGCGTATCCTCCCCCAGATGGGGCGGGGCGTGGCGATAGGTGACGGGCGTGGCAGAGAATTTCAGCGGATTGCCGATCAATTCCACGCCGCCGCGATCAATGCCGTCCTTGGCCATGTCGATCCGCATCTCGCGCGCGGCCACCTGGTCGGAGGCGAAGGCCTGCTCCACGCTGTGAACCGGGCCGACGGGGACCTTGCGCGCCTCCAGCCCCGCCACGATGTCGGCCTGGCCATGGGTGCGCATCAGATCCTCGAGGATCGGGATCAGCGTGTCGCGGTTGACGACGCGGGCGGAATTGGTGGCGAAACGCGCGTCATCGGCAAGGTCCGGCCGCCCGAGGAAATCGCAAAACCGCGTGTATTGCAGGTCGTTGCCCACGGCGACGAGGACATGGCCATCGGCGCATTCGAAGGTCTGGTAGGGCACGATGGTCGCGTGCTGTTGCCCCCGGCGCGGGCGCGGCTTGCCGGTGGTCAGATGCGCCACCCCTTCGTTGATCATCCACGCCACCGATGCATCGACGAGCGAGAGGTCGATATGCTGCCCCTGGCCCGTCCGGGTGCGATGATGGAGCGCCGCGAGGATACCGGTCGCGGCATACATACCGGTCATAACGTCCGCGATGCCGACGGCCACCTTGGCCGGGGGGCCATCGGCCTCCCCCGTCAGGGACATGATGCCGGAATATCCCTGCGCCATCAGGTCATAGCCCGGCTTTTCGCGGTTCGGCCCGGTCTGCCCGAAGCCTGAGATCGAGCAATAGATCAGGTGCGGGTGGCGCGCGCCCATGGTAGCGTGATCCAGCCCGTATTTGTCCAATCCGCCGGGCTTGAAATTCTCGATGCAGATGTCGGCACGGGCGGCGATGTCGTGGATCACCTGTTGGCCCTCAGTCGTGGCGATGTCCACGGCGACCGACAGCTTGTTGCGGTTGGTGCACATGAAATAGGACGACAGATCGGTGCGTTCGCCATCCGTGCCGGTGGCGAAGGGCGGGCCCCAGCCGCGGGTGTCGTCGCCCCGTCCGGGATGTTCGACCTTGATCACGGTGGCGCCCAGGTCGCCGAGCGCCTGGGTGCAGGTCGGCCCGGCGAGGATGCGGCTGAGGTCGAGGACGATTATCCCGTCAAGCGGTCCCTTAGATCCGTCCATCGTATCCTCCTCGGTCGATATGGGCGTCGATCACGGTGAACGTGTCGGCAATCAGTGCGGCGTCGATCGCCACGCGCAGCTCCGCCCGGTTGGTGACGGTCACGCCGACCCCGCCCATGGCGCGGCCCATGGCGGCGATGTCGTGGCGGATCGGGAAATCGACGCCGGCATTCGTCAATTGCCGCTCACGCTGTTTCTTCTCGATCAGGGACAGGGAGGCGTCGTTGAGCACGATGATGATCGGTTTCAGCCCCATCTCCGCCGCCGTGGTCAGATCGCCCGGCATCATCAGGAAGCCGCCATCACCCAGG belongs to Hasllibacter sp. MH4015 and includes:
- the mdoH gene encoding glucans biosynthesis glucosyltransferase MdoH, with protein sequence MEPYMPPEAPMPRPIQDLRAPYLDRTAPGLGKPRALLWRLATFLPAFATTLALVAAFTDWFAMGGLTGFEIALITLIALTFFWISLSVSTVTVGLIRRLLTAPPRDAAPGPAMDVALLVPCYNEVPWDVFGNACAMLEALDAHPTHHRYTLFILSDTRDPALAEQEMRAFATLRARLPDTIRIHYRRRDMNTDRKVGNLAQWVEHWGGAYDAMLVLDADSLMSGDAIVALSDELSADPSAGLIQSFPQLFGAETVFARVQQFASAIYGAVLAEGLATWSDREGNYWGHNAIMRTAAFASCAGLPKIRPFLGRGTGPGALILSHDFVEAGLLRRAGWGVRFSPRIKGSYEEVPATLIDYVVRDQRWCQGNLQHLKLLAAKGFHGVSRFHMFHGAMSYLLSPAWFALLTAWALIGTGAEQNVIRYFSGLNPQVQWPEMNAVHSTALLVFMYGMLLAPKALGAAAIGSMGLRVADLGGPVRFIASFVTEMFLSILYAPILMVQQTKAVARTVLGWTVDWKPQARAGGSYSLWALVKFHWLESLAGIGLIAGMAGGIVSLWLLPIAASLALAVPLSALSGLRLTRFAATARALGTPEVYAAPAIIRAAKAHRAELRETLGNLPEAAE
- a CDS encoding glucan biosynthesis protein produces the protein MISRRDTMAMLAALAASPAMALPMFRDGTAHPFDRAWLEAEAERLAQSPFQPLPDVPQGWQNLTYDEYRWMWFNPQRGLWMDEDRPFKVDFFHPGLYFPRPVEVNVVDGGVAQTLAFDMSLFDRTDQFPDLPVDETMGYSGLRLRAALERADIFTEFAVFQGASYFRAIGTGMNYGLSARGLAIGTASAQGEEFPEFTRFWLETPEPGDATQVLHALLDGESCTGAYTFRITPGDRTRMAVTATLYPRVDMPDVGLAPLTSMFLYDQTNRAGHDDFRPAVHDSDGLLIHNGAGELLFRPLKNPASLEVSSFVDTDPLGFGLMQRARTLGDFEDFEAHYEDRPALWIMPGEGWGEGSVQLVEIPSELEIYDNIVAYWRPRGGLQAGSPHRFTYDMEWSHEPTRPRDVAPVLNTAIGGNWNRSTTLIAIDFADHPLLSDDPDTYTHLIRTNRGEVTDGVLERNPGTGGLRLTFGVEPGEHPSMELRAQILREEEPVSEVWLYRWSA
- a CDS encoding OpgC family protein, whose product is MVSTTPEFSTTQPAAAARAAAPATTRDPRLDFFRGIAMIIILFAHTPGNFFTSWIPARWGFSDATEMFVFCSGMASAIAFGRTFDRAGWTLGTARVAYRCWQVYWAHIGMFFAIAAAMVALNALGPFERNYVGQLNLIPFFEGVTRDGELVSSTTDQFLGLLTLTYVPNYFDILPMYLVILAMMPFVILLYRINPWLCAAVMLTVWLFAQRRILDALGVPDLHLGFPAEPWSDREWFFNPFGWQLVFFTGFALMAGWIPKPPVKWWLIALAALIVLANIPLSNIGVRAFNREWFGLVADGNPVIDWRVANRIWITKSDFGLFRYLQFLSLAYLAWVMVGEGGKYLMARSARLLPQAWDFIVRQLMKIGQQSLAVFVFSMMLARLNGFWLDQWGREAAWHTVFVNLVGVALLLAVAYFVGWVKGQPWRVKRP
- a CDS encoding tetratricopeptide repeat protein yields the protein MAQIDCFGQPTTIGSVAGLEAWNATQMAFMAHGAATPDHLAATLAADPDFALAHAVKGMFLLLLGRRELVPTAREAADHARTAAVRIPVSAREAAFIDALHLWLDGAPSKAVASLDQVQLAAPDDALAMKIGHALRFVLGDAQGMRRAVEQVLPAYGDDHPARGYLMGCHAFALEETGEYGLAAAAGSAALALSPDDAWGLHAVAHVYDMIGEPQKGLRWLNGKEAAWSHCNNFRYHVWWHKALMHLDIGETETVLHLYDTLIRADQTDDYRDISNATSLLMRLELDGIDVGHRWDELAETSAARTDDGSLIFADLHYLLALIGGRREVAAATLVARIAADGARGASEMDMRMASPGAAAARALEAFGEGEYRAAFAGLSKARRHMQLAGGSHAQRDVFERLTIDAGLRAGRLTDTLAILNDRTARRAGRDDQFARTRRAMIADCAAPLRVPAE
- a CDS encoding CaiB/BaiF CoA-transferase family protein, encoding MDGSKGPLDGIIVLDLSRILAGPTCTQALGDLGATVIKVEHPGRGDDTRGWGPPFATGTDGERTDLSSYFMCTNRNKLSVAVDIATTEGQQVIHDIAARADICIENFKPGGLDKYGLDHATMGARHPHLIYCSISGFGQTGPNREKPGYDLMAQGYSGIMSLTGEADGPPAKVAVGIADVMTGMYAATGILAALHHRTRTGQGQHIDLSLVDASVAWMINEGVAHLTTGKPRPRRGQQHATIVPYQTFECADGHVLVAVGNDLQYTRFCDFLGRPDLADDARFATNSARVVNRDTLIPILEDLMRTHGQADIVAGLEARKVPVGPVHSVEQAFASDQVAAREMRIDMAKDGIDRGGVELIGNPLKFSATPVTYRHAPPHLGEDTQAVLDWLAGKRATPEA